gtgttttccaaatgtcccatgatccctttctgtgaatccataactgtcttccaagaacattcttattctcaaaagatagagattcatgattcataaaGTTCTTATGCTGCTAAAGATAaatatgttttatgatgacgatggtcctatttctagaaactcctatgttataattccctacatatgATTCATAACTTCCTTACTTCTAAAAGTTAGAGTTCACGATTCAAAGgtatgacttctttcttgataatccataaatgttttccaaaatgtccctattttctgagtcaaagatttatgattctataagcttttatgacaacaacaacagacatgtttttacaatgttaatgacgatgttaaagatgagaatgtttctatgatgattacgacgatgatttcatatttaaaagtcccaagcttatgatttcaatgtaaatatgagaatgttgagttattttcgagattttcttgatttttattcattcttgttgatctcgccttaaattaattgttccttcaaggtgagatagaatgatgatgattattccataatataatcggaggttaccgaccttacgtcactccgatgtatttatagctcttatttggctctcatgcatgctttatatatatatatatatatatatatatatatatatatatgtattttctcacaccgcgccgcgctatattCGACCGGGcatgacacgtagatgtgcacaccactgcagtggacatgttatgatattgccccggacacgggaggcccggacgcgggctaatgatgataacaccgagccttaatggccgggcatgatactatatatatgacaccgagccttaatggccgggcatagtactatgtatatatataatttttttttttgttttaaaggctaagcatgcatggcatccgccttatgaggcatccagatgtacaggttatctctcatattccatgttaccttttatatctatattatgttgttattcatgccttacatactcagtacattattcgtactgacgtcccttcttgtggacgctgcgctcatgctcgcaggtaggtaggaagacggatcagacccgtaggtgttttatcagcggattctcaggagcactccacttacttcgtagctgcagtctatttggtattgtccttataatcatttgtattctatgtagaggctcgtagacgtgcgtgcatagttagatgttttatagctccaccggttcatattgttgtataatatattggtggccttgtcggccttattttgagctcttgatactttactgttagccttgccgactttatgaaatacattatgttgtggcgaccttgtcggtctgcatatgtacatatgtgctgaataagcggatattcctatgttaggccttttctgcgtgcagatattcgttgagttatggtttataatgttcaaaatcACGGatgagtcaggtggttcccggcctacgggtcggagcccgtcatactcctggtaaGGGTGTGACAATAAGAGTGGGGATGGGTGGTAGGgcgggggtgagtggtagggtgagGTGGGTGAGGGTGAGTAGTAAGGTGGATGTGGAGGGAGGGTGGATGGTGGAGCAGGGGTGGGATGAGGgtgggtggggtggatggtggagggtgggttATAATgaggaaatgaaatatataacCACGAAAAACCACCAAATCTGTGGTTACAAAAATTTAGACTTTTCAAGGTTATATAACCATGAGATGAatcacgggtttacaacaccataccacataattttaagaagaaTAGAAACAAACATGATTTCCTACAAAACCATACATCAGTGAACCACGAGAAACCACCGTCCAAACGGGCGGGATGGATGGTGAACCACCGGATATGCGCACATCTAAAAGAGGCCATATGAGAAAATAATTGTAGAGAAGCCCAACTACCATAACAATAAAGGCCTATAGAGACTCCACAACTAAGAGGCCCAGCTATACTATAACAAGAGTCCGTCAGCCCAGTTCTACCCCTTGTTTTCTTGTTCAGAAAGATTTGTTTGCTTGAATTACTCTCACagagcaagaagaagaagaagaagagagcaaTGGAAGATTCAAAGACGATAGCACACGAAATCGGAGGAGTGAGAAACGATGCGTTTCGATTCGGTCTTCATGGTGTTAAGAGCGACATCGTTGGATCTCATCCTCTCGAGTCTTCCTATCACTCTGTAAATCTCCACACTATTCTTTTGCCTATACATACATGTTTCTGATTATCTAATCTCTCTTTTGTTTTGGGGGCAGACGAAGGTTAGGCAAGCGGAGATGAAGCGGAAGATACTTGCAAACACTTACGGCTCCGCTTTACCTATGAAGTTAGAGCTTGATCGCCAAATTCTTTCCAGGTTATTGTTTGTTACTCATCGTTTAAACGCATTCTTAGTATTGATTTGGTTTGAACTGAATGAAGGGTTTTGATTGCCCTTTTTTGTGCTTAGCTAGGGTTTTATTCATGTACAAAATAAATACActgtttggtttgcaatttagaaaccaGCATAACTAATTACGAGGAaatgtatgtattattttaccCAGGATACAAGGTGGAATgacaatacatgaataactatgctcctttttcagtttttcttttcTATAAAAGTCTAATTACACTTGGATAGACCGAAATTGATACAGAGCTAGGTGTGGTTGATAGCGGTATTGAAGAAAGTCATCAAGAGGTGAATCCCTCTTGGTTGATTGATGAACTAATGAAGTTCGAGCTTTTAATTTAAATCGACAACTGCTATGCCTCTATCTCAACTATTTTGTTTAGACTCGGGTAAATTTATTGGGTTTTCCATGGTCGCGGTTTGTGAGTTGTtactcatttttctttttcttgtttggaTTTTGAGTCATTGACCAACTAAACTGAATCACCTTGTTACGTTGATTTGAGTTATATTGAGTTAGGAGCTTTCTCCGTTTGTATAGGTAAGGAAATGCTGTGTGGATTAGTTGAGAGTTTTGGATGTAGATGTATTTGCTGTTCTTCCGAGCCATTAAGTATTGATGAGGTCTTAGAGTGAACTGGGCATGTTCCTACAAGCATTAACTGTCCATTCATACTTGTAGCTGATATCATCTTCCTTAACAAGCATTAACTGTCCATTCATACTGGTAGCTGATGCTTATGTGTCTGATTCTTATATCAGCTTCAAGCCCTTCACAATATGGATATAAGAAGCATGCCTTTTTTATTTTGTCCTGCACCCATCATTGTGAATATGCACCAAGGTTTAATCACTTTTATGTGGGTGGACTTAAAAGGTCAAGCTTCATACTTGACTATTATCTTGATACTTGTTAGAGTGGGAAAAGAAGGTGACTTACTGATACCTTTTCTTAGAATGGGAAAAGAAGGTGACTTACTGATACCTTTTCTTCAGTTGAACAAAACTAAAAGGACTTCCTCTGTTATCGTTTAAGTGATACCAAAGACCACTTCTCTGGTCTGATGTCATTGCAAAGATTTTTCTTGCTAGTTGCCTCCATTACTATCATACTTAAATGGCTGTGATGGCGGCTAGAAACTCAGCTTATTTTTTCAACTTAGACTCATGTAATTTACAAAAACAATTGTATGGAAAAGAAAAAGCTGTCTTCAATTTCCAGATGTGTCAACATCTGACCCATAAGCTACACAAATGAACATTACTCTTAACCCCCATCCCCCCTCACTGCCACCACCCCCTCGGACCCCTTTACTATTGTCGACTTCTCCCACTTGCC
Above is a genomic segment from Lycium barbarum isolate Lr01 chromosome 12, ASM1917538v2, whole genome shotgun sequence containing:
- the LOC132623105 gene encoding cyclin-B1-2-like, whose amino-acid sequence is MEDSKTIAHEIGGVRNDAFRFGLHGVKSDIVGSHPLESSYHSTKVRQAEMKRKILANTYGSALPMKLELDRQILSRFQRPPGAIPSSMLGLESLTGGLDDFAFEDYLNDPKDSESFRPVDMHHGVEVRLGLSKGPVCPSFI